One Ricinus communis isolate WT05 ecotype wild-type chromosome 1, ASM1957865v1, whole genome shotgun sequence DNA window includes the following coding sequences:
- the LOC8279679 gene encoding mitochondrial proton/calcium exchanger protein-like isoform X2, producing MASRAILRRKSFISDYVHASTRSIQTFQYIGHAAAQTLDSNSYNQPESSLDFNNIKVVARAELVGFSGAGLFSTRRFCSMSTAVLGVGNVRSEFVYPMRLMTVSIRNASTAATAKQPDFSDDEEDGEIVSKRRKEALPEECDQAVEGLSTAKAKVKAKRLHDSQKVAESVLRRTWAMLLGVGPALRAVASMSRADWTKKLGHWKHEIVSTLKHYWLGFKLLWVDVRISSRLLLKLAGGRSLSRRERQQLTRTTADIFRLVPFAVFIIVPFMEFLLPVFLKLFPNMLPSTFQDKMKEEEALKRRLNARIEYAKFLQDTVKEMAKEVQHSRSGEIKKTAEDLDEFLTKVRRGAGVSNEEILGFAKLFNDELTLDNISRSRLVSMCKYMGISPFGTDAYLRYMLRKRLQRIKNDDKLIQAEGVESLSEAELREDCRERGMLGLLSVEEMRQQLRDWLDLSLNHSVPSSLLILSRAFTVSGKLKPEEAVRATLSSLPDEVVDTVGVTALPSEDYVSERRRKLEYLEMQEELIKEEEEKEEEELAWMKESSKEDVPLKEMTALTASEAQELARARTMEKQEHLCKLSRALAVLASASIELYNSMVEKEGTDGEKEAFRAYVAAREESDRASEVDERDEVSSALIERVDAMLQNLEKEIDDVDAKIGDHWRILDRDSDGKVTPEEVASAAMYLKDTLGEEGIQELISNLCKDGDGKILVEDIVKLGSRLEDSNTAE from the exons ATGGCATCCAGAGCAATTTTGAGACGCAAGAGTTTCATTTCTGATTACGTACATGCGTCAACTCGTTCAATTCAGACTTTTCAATACATAGGGCATGCAGCAGCACAAACTTTGGATTCAAACAGCTATAATCAACCCGAATCCTCATtggattttaataatataaaggtAGTGGCGCGAGCAGAACTAGTTGGTTTTTCAGGTGCAGGGCTGTTTAGCACCCGTAGGTTTTGCAGTATGAGTACAGCAGTTTTGGGTGTTGGAAATGTGCGATCGGAGTTTGTTTATCCAATGAGGTTGATGACGGTTTCTATTCGTAATGCGTCCACTGCTGCTACTGCTAAGCAACCTGACTTTAGCGATGATGAGGAAGATGGAGAAATAGTTTCTAAAAGGAGAAAGGAAGCATTGCCTGAGGAATGTGATCAAGCTGTTGAAGGTTTGAGTACTGCAAAAGCTAAAGTGAAAGCCAAGCGTCTGCATGATTCTCAAAAGGTTGCCGAATCTGTTTTGCGGAGGACATGGGCAATGCTTCTGGGGGTTGGTCCGGCATTAAGAGCTGTAGCTTCTATGAGCAG AGCTGACTGGACCAAGAAACTTGGTCACTGGAAGCATGAAATTGTCTCAACGTTGAAACATTACTGGTTAGGTTTCAAGCTTCTGTGGGTTGATGTGAGGATCAGTTCAAGACTGCTGTTAAAACTTGCTGGTGGAAGAAGTCTGTCTAGAAGAGAGAGGCAACAGCTAACTAGAACCACTGCGGACATTTTTAGACTAGTGCCTTTTGCAGTTTTTATCATTGTTCCATTTATGGAATTTCTGCTACCGGTGTTCCTAAAGTTGTTCCCCAACATGTTGCCATCAACCTTTCAAGATAAGATGAAAGAGGAG GAAGCACTCAAAAGGAGGTTGAATGCAAGAATAGAATATGCCAAGTTTCTTCAGGATACAGTCAAAGAAATGGCAAAGGAAGTTCAACACTCGCGGAGTGGGGAAATCAAGAAAACTGCTGAGgatcttgatgaatttttGACCAAG GTTAGAAGGGGTGCAGGTGTTTCTAATGAGGAGATTTTGGGCTTTGCGAAGCTGTTCAATGACGAACTAACGTTGGACAACATTAGCAG GTCTCGGTTGGTTAGTATGTGCAAGTATATGGGGATTAGTCCCTTTGGGACAGATGCATATTTGCGTTATATGCTCCGTAAAAGACTCCAAAG GATCAAGAATGATGATAAATTGATCCAAGCAGAGGGTGTGGAGTCTCTTTCAGAGGCTGAACTTCGTGAGGATTGTAGAGAGCGAGGCATGCTTGGTCTGTTATCAGTGGAAGAAATGCGGCAACAG CTTCGTGATTGGCTTGATCTGTCTCTCAATCATTCAGTTCCATCTTCCCTTTTGATTCTTTCAAG GGCCTTTACTGTATCTGGAAAACTGAAGCCAGAGGAAGCAGTTCGTGCAACGCTTTCTTCTCTTCCTGATGAGGTTGTGGATACTGTTGGTGTTACAGCTCTGCCATCAGAAGATTATGTTTCTGAAAGGAGGAGGAAACTGGAGTATCTTGAGATGCAGGAAGAACTTATCAAG GAGGAGGAAgagaaagaggaagaagagcTTGCCTGGATGAAAGAATCTAGTAAAGAGGATGTGCCGTTGAAGGAGATGACTGCGCTAACAGCAAGTGAAGCTCAAGAATTAGCCAGGGCAAGAACAATGGAGAAACAAGAGCATCTCTGTAAACTTAGTCGTGCACTTGCAGTTTTAGCTTCGGCATCT ATAGAGCTTTATAATAGCATGGTAGAGAAAGAGGGCACAGATGGTGAAAAAGAGGCTTTTAGGGCATATGTAGCTGCCAGAGAGGAAAGTGATCGTGCTTCTGAAGTGGATGAACGCGATGAAGTTTCTTCAGCACTAATAGAAAGG GTTGATGCCATGCTCCAAAATCTTGAAAAGGAAATTGATGATGTAGATGCCAAAATTGGTGATCATTGGCGAATACTAGACAG GGATTCTGATGGAAAAGTTACACCTGAAGAGGTGGCATCTGCTGCTATGTACTTAAAGGATACATTGGGCGAGGAAGGTATTCAAGAACTCATCAGCAATCTTTGCAAAGATGGAG
- the LOC8279679 gene encoding mitochondrial proton/calcium exchanger protein-like isoform X1: MASRAILRRKSFISDYVHASTRSIQTFQYIGHAAAQTLDSNSYNQPESSLDFNNIKVVARAELVGFSGAGLFSTRRFCSMSTAVLGVGNVRSEFVYPMRLMTVSIRNASTAATAKQPDFSDDEEDGEIVSKRRKEALPEECDQAVEGLSTAKAKVKAKRLHDSQKVAESVLRRTWAMLLGVGPALRAVASMSRADWTKKLGHWKHEIVSTLKHYWLGFKLLWVDVRISSRLLLKLAGGRSLSRRERQQLTRTTADIFRLVPFAVFIIVPFMEFLLPVFLKLFPNMLPSTFQDKMKEEEALKRRLNARIEYAKFLQDTVKEMAKEVQHSRSGEIKKTAEDLDEFLTKVRRGAGVSNEEILGFAKLFNDELTLDNISRSRLVSMCKYMGISPFGTDAYLRYMLRKRLQRIKNDDKLIQAEGVESLSEAELREDCRERGMLGLLSVEEMRQQLRDWLDLSLNHSVPSSLLILSRAFTVSGKLKPEEAVRATLSSLPDEVVDTVGVTALPSEDYVSERRRKLEYLEMQEELIKEEEEKEEEELAWMKESSKEDVPLKEMTALTASEAQELARARTMEKQEHLCKLSRALAVLASASSVSREREEFLGLVNKEIELYNSMVEKEGTDGEKEAFRAYVAAREESDRASEVDERDEVSSALIERVDAMLQNLEKEIDDVDAKIGDHWRILDRDSDGKVTPEEVASAAMYLKDTLGEEGIQELISNLCKDGDGKILVEDIVKLGSRLEDSNTAE, translated from the exons ATGGCATCCAGAGCAATTTTGAGACGCAAGAGTTTCATTTCTGATTACGTACATGCGTCAACTCGTTCAATTCAGACTTTTCAATACATAGGGCATGCAGCAGCACAAACTTTGGATTCAAACAGCTATAATCAACCCGAATCCTCATtggattttaataatataaaggtAGTGGCGCGAGCAGAACTAGTTGGTTTTTCAGGTGCAGGGCTGTTTAGCACCCGTAGGTTTTGCAGTATGAGTACAGCAGTTTTGGGTGTTGGAAATGTGCGATCGGAGTTTGTTTATCCAATGAGGTTGATGACGGTTTCTATTCGTAATGCGTCCACTGCTGCTACTGCTAAGCAACCTGACTTTAGCGATGATGAGGAAGATGGAGAAATAGTTTCTAAAAGGAGAAAGGAAGCATTGCCTGAGGAATGTGATCAAGCTGTTGAAGGTTTGAGTACTGCAAAAGCTAAAGTGAAAGCCAAGCGTCTGCATGATTCTCAAAAGGTTGCCGAATCTGTTTTGCGGAGGACATGGGCAATGCTTCTGGGGGTTGGTCCGGCATTAAGAGCTGTAGCTTCTATGAGCAG AGCTGACTGGACCAAGAAACTTGGTCACTGGAAGCATGAAATTGTCTCAACGTTGAAACATTACTGGTTAGGTTTCAAGCTTCTGTGGGTTGATGTGAGGATCAGTTCAAGACTGCTGTTAAAACTTGCTGGTGGAAGAAGTCTGTCTAGAAGAGAGAGGCAACAGCTAACTAGAACCACTGCGGACATTTTTAGACTAGTGCCTTTTGCAGTTTTTATCATTGTTCCATTTATGGAATTTCTGCTACCGGTGTTCCTAAAGTTGTTCCCCAACATGTTGCCATCAACCTTTCAAGATAAGATGAAAGAGGAG GAAGCACTCAAAAGGAGGTTGAATGCAAGAATAGAATATGCCAAGTTTCTTCAGGATACAGTCAAAGAAATGGCAAAGGAAGTTCAACACTCGCGGAGTGGGGAAATCAAGAAAACTGCTGAGgatcttgatgaatttttGACCAAG GTTAGAAGGGGTGCAGGTGTTTCTAATGAGGAGATTTTGGGCTTTGCGAAGCTGTTCAATGACGAACTAACGTTGGACAACATTAGCAG GTCTCGGTTGGTTAGTATGTGCAAGTATATGGGGATTAGTCCCTTTGGGACAGATGCATATTTGCGTTATATGCTCCGTAAAAGACTCCAAAG GATCAAGAATGATGATAAATTGATCCAAGCAGAGGGTGTGGAGTCTCTTTCAGAGGCTGAACTTCGTGAGGATTGTAGAGAGCGAGGCATGCTTGGTCTGTTATCAGTGGAAGAAATGCGGCAACAG CTTCGTGATTGGCTTGATCTGTCTCTCAATCATTCAGTTCCATCTTCCCTTTTGATTCTTTCAAG GGCCTTTACTGTATCTGGAAAACTGAAGCCAGAGGAAGCAGTTCGTGCAACGCTTTCTTCTCTTCCTGATGAGGTTGTGGATACTGTTGGTGTTACAGCTCTGCCATCAGAAGATTATGTTTCTGAAAGGAGGAGGAAACTGGAGTATCTTGAGATGCAGGAAGAACTTATCAAG GAGGAGGAAgagaaagaggaagaagagcTTGCCTGGATGAAAGAATCTAGTAAAGAGGATGTGCCGTTGAAGGAGATGACTGCGCTAACAGCAAGTGAAGCTCAAGAATTAGCCAGGGCAAGAACAATGGAGAAACAAGAGCATCTCTGTAAACTTAGTCGTGCACTTGCAGTTTTAGCTTCGGCATCT TCAGTGAGTAGAGAACGTGAAGAGTTCTTAGGCCTTGTTAATAAGGAG ATAGAGCTTTATAATAGCATGGTAGAGAAAGAGGGCACAGATGGTGAAAAAGAGGCTTTTAGGGCATATGTAGCTGCCAGAGAGGAAAGTGATCGTGCTTCTGAAGTGGATGAACGCGATGAAGTTTCTTCAGCACTAATAGAAAGG GTTGATGCCATGCTCCAAAATCTTGAAAAGGAAATTGATGATGTAGATGCCAAAATTGGTGATCATTGGCGAATACTAGACAG GGATTCTGATGGAAAAGTTACACCTGAAGAGGTGGCATCTGCTGCTATGTACTTAAAGGATACATTGGGCGAGGAAGGTATTCAAGAACTCATCAGCAATCTTTGCAAAGATGGAG